In one window of Candidatus Scalindua sp. DNA:
- a CDS encoding UDP-N-acetylmuramoyl-tripeptide--D-alanyl-D-alanine ligase: MDRLALADVLSATGGKFLSGRKQSYVTGVSTDTRSTAEGEIFFAINGENHDGHAFVSQAIDKGAVGAVISNMNGIADLLRGKQGTCSLIKVEDTRKALGDLARFYRKNLPGRFIAITGSNGKTTTKDMVYHLLRNFKKVTRSKNSFNNDIGVPLTIFETSSSHDFGVIEMGTNAPGEIKRLSEIISPDYTILTNISHTHLEGLGDIKGVADAKAEFIENMDEKGTLITNTDDNWCRQISRRFCGKVVGYGFGEDALIRASNVKRNESGFEFTVNDSFPVAVKIMGKHNIYNALAAIALCFSIGIPLEELCDKFEGFTPPPMRMEKQIYGDIVIINDGYNSSPLSMLVAIEEFAQLQVPGRRVLVCGDMLELGEKSEELHREIGEKVAQSHIDNLWTIGPYSRLIAQEAIIKGMARENIQSCENSEEMCSLVASLIRKNDTVLIKGSRKMKLEAVSHQIEQFSQSKK, translated from the coding sequence CAGCAGAGGGTGAGATATTTTTTGCCATAAACGGTGAGAATCATGATGGGCACGCTTTTGTAAGTCAGGCGATAGATAAAGGTGCAGTTGGTGCTGTAATTTCGAACATGAACGGAATTGCTGATCTATTACGAGGGAAACAAGGCACATGCAGCTTGATAAAGGTAGAAGATACCCGAAAAGCCCTGGGAGATCTTGCAAGGTTCTATCGTAAAAACTTACCTGGCAGATTTATTGCCATAACCGGAAGCAATGGAAAAACGACAACAAAGGATATGGTATATCATCTCCTGAGAAATTTCAAAAAAGTAACGAGATCAAAAAACAGTTTCAATAATGACATAGGTGTTCCCCTGACGATATTTGAAACCAGCAGTTCCCATGATTTTGGTGTTATCGAAATGGGGACAAATGCCCCGGGTGAGATAAAACGGCTGTCTGAAATTATCTCTCCGGATTATACTATATTGACCAATATATCCCATACCCATCTTGAGGGATTGGGAGATATTAAGGGTGTAGCGGATGCAAAGGCAGAATTTATTGAAAACATGGATGAAAAGGGGACCCTGATTACAAATACAGACGACAACTGGTGCAGACAGATTTCAAGACGTTTTTGCGGTAAGGTTGTCGGGTACGGTTTTGGCGAGGACGCACTCATCAGGGCATCGAATGTCAAGCGAAATGAATCCGGTTTTGAATTCACGGTAAATGACTCATTTCCTGTTGCGGTAAAAATAATGGGAAAGCATAACATCTATAATGCCCTGGCAGCTATTGCCCTCTGTTTTTCCATTGGTATCCCTTTAGAGGAGCTATGCGACAAGTTCGAGGGCTTTACTCCTCCACCAATGCGGATGGAAAAACAGATTTACGGTGATATTGTTATTATTAATGACGGATATAACTCAAGTCCCTTGTCGATGTTGGTTGCAATCGAGGAATTTGCGCAATTGCAGGTTCCGGGAAGACGGGTACTTGTGTGTGGTGATATGCTGGAGCTTGGGGAAAAATCAGAGGAGCTGCACAGAGAAATAGGCGAGAAGGTTGCACAATCTCATATCGATAATCTCTGGACAATCGGGCCCTATTCAAGATTAATAGCGCAAGAGGCCATTATCAAGGGTATGGCGAGAGAAAATATTCAAAGTTGTGAAAACTCAGAAGAAATGTGTTCTCTTGTTGCCTCTCTGATAAGGAAGAATGACACCGTACTCATAAAAGGTTCGAGAAAAATGAAACTGGAGGCGGTTTCACACCAAATCGAGCAATTTTCTCAGAGTAAGAAGTAA
- the murG gene encoding undecaprenyldiphospho-muramoylpentapeptide beta-N-acetylglucosaminyltransferase, protein MRTGEKESSFLKVIFAGGGTGGHLMAGISIAEEISSQFPDAGIVFFCTDLKREAGYLEKSGYRIKQIRARKLTSLRHVPAFLFVSTIGLVSSFIHIAAIRPDMVVGLGGYGSVLPVVAAYFCRVPIVLIEQNSIPGRANRMLAGGVDAILCHWEKTAKLFKKSKSIHVTGIPVRKDIIGNTSEKEYEKFGFVSQGKILLIMGGSQGAQTINRVLVQCLPELKKMIPELQIIHLTGKLGFCEVKRVYDKMGIRAFVSEYFEDIGLIYRITDLIISRSGANTVAEIAEVGIPAILIPYPYATDNHQYWNAHELSRNGGAIIIEQKELNPEMITEIIVRLLADRERLHEMKALSKKQSKPFAAERVVEGILQTLAGKKQGAGLILSERNRKRKENESYNTRHLS, encoded by the coding sequence ATGAGAACAGGGGAAAAAGAGTCTTCTTTTTTGAAAGTGATCTTCGCCGGTGGCGGTACCGGCGGTCATTTAATGGCGGGGATAAGTATTGCGGAGGAAATATCCTCTCAGTTTCCTGATGCAGGTATTGTATTTTTTTGTACTGATTTGAAGAGAGAGGCCGGATACCTGGAAAAGAGCGGATACCGGATAAAACAGATCAGAGCACGGAAACTCACATCTTTGCGTCACGTACCAGCATTCCTCTTCGTTTCTACCATTGGGCTTGTCTCTTCCTTCATCCATATTGCAGCGATTCGGCCTGATATGGTTGTCGGCCTGGGAGGGTATGGATCGGTCTTACCGGTTGTTGCTGCATATTTCTGCAGAGTTCCAATTGTCCTGATAGAACAGAATAGTATTCCCGGCAGAGCTAATCGAATGCTGGCAGGAGGAGTGGATGCGATTTTATGTCATTGGGAGAAAACGGCAAAGTTGTTTAAAAAGTCAAAATCAATACATGTTACCGGTATTCCCGTACGGAAAGATATCATAGGAAATACATCTGAGAAGGAGTACGAAAAATTCGGTTTTGTCAGTCAGGGAAAGATTTTACTTATTATGGGCGGCAGTCAGGGGGCACAAACAATAAACAGGGTTTTAGTGCAGTGCCTGCCAGAACTAAAAAAAATGATTCCGGAGTTGCAAATTATTCATTTAACAGGTAAGCTTGGATTCTGTGAGGTGAAAAGGGTGTATGACAAAATGGGGATTCGGGCCTTTGTGTCGGAGTACTTTGAAGACATCGGCCTCATCTACAGGATAACTGACCTGATAATAAGCCGTTCCGGGGCAAATACTGTTGCGGAAATTGCTGAAGTTGGAATTCCCGCAATCCTGATACCATATCCTTATGCTACTGATAACCATCAGTATTGGAATGCACACGAACTTTCCCGGAACGGGGGTGCCATAATCATAGAACAAAAAGAGCTGAATCCGGAGATGATAACAGAAATAATAGTTCGTTTACTTGCAGACAGGGAAAGATTGCATGAGATGAAAGCTCTTAGTAAAAAACAGAGCAAGCCTTTTGCTGCTGAAAGGGTTGTTGAGGGAATTCTCCAGACACTGGCGGGAAAGAAACAGGGGGCAGGTCTAATTTTATCAGAGCGAAACAGAAAACGAAAAGAAAATGAATCTTACAACACAAGACACTTATCATAA
- a CDS encoding UDP-N-acetylmuramate--L-alanine ligase: protein MNLTTQDTYHKSQNQHYQNLLHYDREQEKNVYFIGIGGVGMSAIAKILMDEGCIVSGSDPECTPITHNLREKGAKIYTKQDGNSLDHYTNLVIASAAINESNPDLVKARKLGLKVVKYSEFLGSLMKDRRGIAVSGTHGKTTTSAMISTILKKSGHEPTFVVGGDIVEIGGGSCVGKGTLFVAEACEYDKTFLNLSPQIGVITNIDEDHLDYYKDIRGITDAFSEFASLIPADGILVVDGEDENIKTAIKNAGCRISRYSVVSARVNTQMADVPDSFSFCTIPGVIMDESAGGMQGKSESKWLAVVYSFDKTESVFSVYNESGFFGNFSLQVPGIHNVKNALAAITVCSHIGLQAEVIQKAFQSFKGVSRRFEIISNEDGITIIDDYAHHPTEIRTTLETVRAVYPSQQVTCVFQPHQYNRTRFFLKEFAASLSLADRVILTDIYAARDSGIDKASVSSLDLVRELLEMGGNVQYMKSISEIVNELPINAKTGDIILTMGAGDIWKAAYGLRDFFKKKHDNPNEGRRQLIST, encoded by the coding sequence ATGAATCTTACAACACAAGACACTTATCATAAATCACAGAATCAGCATTACCAAAACCTTCTTCATTATGATCGTGAACAGGAGAAAAATGTCTATTTTATAGGAATCGGTGGTGTGGGTATGAGTGCAATTGCGAAGATATTGATGGATGAGGGGTGCATCGTGTCTGGTTCGGATCCGGAATGTACACCCATTACGCATAACCTGAGGGAGAAGGGTGCAAAGATTTATACGAAACAGGATGGTAACAGCCTGGATCACTATACAAATCTGGTTATAGCTTCTGCGGCGATAAATGAAAGTAATCCGGACCTTGTCAAGGCAAGGAAATTAGGGCTGAAGGTGGTCAAATACTCTGAATTTCTGGGCTCATTAATGAAGGATAGACGGGGCATTGCGGTGAGCGGTACACATGGTAAGACTACCACAAGCGCCATGATATCAACAATTCTCAAGAAGTCTGGTCATGAACCTACATTTGTAGTGGGGGGTGATATTGTAGAGATAGGAGGTGGTTCCTGTGTTGGAAAGGGAACTCTTTTTGTTGCGGAGGCGTGTGAATATGATAAGACATTCCTGAACCTGTCTCCACAAATTGGAGTTATTACGAACATTGATGAAGACCACCTGGATTACTATAAAGACATAAGGGGTATAACAGATGCCTTTTCGGAATTTGCCTCCCTGATACCTGCAGATGGAATACTGGTTGTAGATGGCGAGGATGAGAATATAAAGACGGCTATTAAAAATGCAGGATGCCGGATCTCCCGGTACTCAGTAGTTTCCGCGCGGGTTAATACACAAATGGCTGATGTGCCGGACTCTTTTTCGTTTTGTACGATACCAGGCGTCATCATGGACGAATCAGCTGGTGGCATGCAGGGTAAATCAGAGTCGAAATGGCTGGCAGTTGTGTACAGTTTTGATAAGACTGAGAGTGTTTTCAGCGTATATAATGAGAGTGGGTTTTTTGGTAATTTTTCTCTTCAGGTACCCGGGATACATAATGTAAAAAATGCACTTGCAGCAATTACTGTCTGCAGCCACATTGGTTTACAGGCCGAAGTTATCCAGAAGGCATTCCAATCCTTCAAGGGTGTCAGCCGGCGATTTGAAATCATCAGCAATGAAGACGGTATTACCATAATTGATGATTATGCCCACCATCCTACCGAAATAAGAACGACATTAGAAACGGTTAGAGCTGTCTATCCTTCACAACAGGTTACGTGTGTGTTTCAACCTCACCAGTATAACCGTACAAGATTTTTCTTAAAAGAGTTTGCTGCGTCACTCAGCCTTGCCGATCGGGTAATCCTGACCGATATTTATGCAGCAAGAGATTCCGGTATTGATAAGGCCTCTGTCAGTTCATTGGATCTTGTACGTGAATTGCTCGAAATGGGTGGTAACGTTCAGTATATGAAAAGCATCTCAGAGATTGTAAATGAATTACCCATTAACGCAAAAACAGGGGATATTATTTTGACGATGGGAGCGGGGGATATCTGGAAAGCCGCTTATGGTCTGAGGGATTTTTTCAAAAAGAAACATGATAACCCGAACGAAGGCAGACGACAGCTTATTTCAACGTGA
- the murB gene encoding UDP-N-acetylmuramate dehydrogenase, translating to MITRTKADDSLFQRDVSLRKYTSFRTGGAAEFFVEPESVSELMKVLRFCKREKKKIFILGNGSNILVHDDGVEGVVIYLGGNCFKQLHRYGLRVCSGAGVSLVGLLRKAAGWGLGGLSSLAGIPGSVGGAVVMNAGGKYGSISENINSVTTVTFHGEIKKLERKEIGFQYRGCGLREEIVIEVEFLLRESEKERTFEEMNTIYKEKRESQPLGTLNAGCIFKNPQGFKAAELIDKAGLKGVKVGGAIVSPKHANFIINSGDATSNDILELIQVIRNSVRKKYNVILETELHIW from the coding sequence ATGATAACCCGAACGAAGGCAGACGACAGCTTATTTCAACGTGATGTTTCTCTGCGAAAATATACTTCTTTCAGAACGGGAGGAGCTGCTGAGTTTTTTGTAGAGCCGGAGAGTGTATCAGAGCTGATGAAGGTGCTCCGGTTTTGCAAGAGAGAGAAAAAAAAGATTTTTATACTCGGTAACGGAAGTAACATTCTTGTTCATGATGACGGTGTTGAAGGTGTGGTCATTTATCTGGGAGGGAATTGCTTTAAACAGTTACATAGATACGGGTTGCGTGTTTGTTCCGGAGCGGGAGTGAGTCTTGTCGGACTGCTGAGGAAAGCAGCCGGGTGGGGTCTGGGCGGTTTAAGCAGCCTGGCTGGGATTCCGGGGAGTGTTGGCGGGGCTGTAGTAATGAATGCCGGTGGGAAATACGGCAGTATCAGCGAAAATATCAACTCGGTAACAACGGTCACCTTTCATGGCGAAATAAAAAAGCTGGAACGTAAAGAGATCGGCTTTCAATACCGTGGATGCGGCCTCCGGGAAGAGATAGTTATTGAGGTGGAATTTCTGCTGAGAGAATCCGAAAAAGAGAGAACCTTTGAAGAAATGAACACTATTTATAAAGAGAAGAGAGAAAGTCAACCTCTGGGAACGTTAAATGCCGGTTGTATTTTTAAAAACCCTCAAGGCTTCAAGGCTGCTGAACTTATTGATAAAGCGGGTCTGAAAGGGGTAAAAGTTGGCGGCGCCATAGTCTCACCAAAACATGCAAATTTTATTATTAATAGTGGAGATGCTACCAGTAATGATATATTGGAGCTCATACAAGTGATAAGAAATAGTGTCAGAAAAAAATATAATGTTATATTAGAGACCGAACTGCATATTTGGTAA
- a CDS encoding anaerobic ribonucleoside-triphosphate reductase: MVAVSTLREKTDVCDAVERSVSIFIEAVELSSELEIIGTSFPENADGSRGEEVFVMRDYTKAEGVDGAYVEVSIAEVVEKVTDFDRAQELLRVISNDRSSIVLNGITRIVGYYSRVNNWNKSKVGELRDRSSGSYGLTREKPCFQEERLKMIDSL; the protein is encoded by the coding sequence ATGGTAGCAGTATCAACTTTAAGGGAAAAAACAGATGTATGTGACGCAGTAGAGAGAAGTGTTTCGATTTTTATAGAGGCGGTGGAACTGTCTTCTGAACTGGAAATAATAGGTACCTCATTTCCGGAAAATGCGGATGGCAGCCGGGGAGAGGAAGTCTTTGTGATGAGGGATTATACAAAGGCTGAAGGTGTTGATGGTGCGTATGTTGAGGTGTCGATCGCTGAAGTTGTGGAAAAGGTTACCGATTTTGACAGGGCACAGGAACTTTTGAGGGTTATCAGTAATGATAGATCTTCGATTGTTCTTAATGGGATTACAAGAATTGTAGGGTACTATTCAAGAGTAAATAACTGGAATAAGTCAAAGGTAGGGGAATTGAGAGATAGATCAAGCGGAAGTTACGGTCTTACGAGAGAAAAACCTTGCTTTCAGGAAGAACGGTTAAAAATGATAGACTCTTTGTGA
- the mraY gene encoding phospho-N-acetylmuramoyl-pentapeptide-transferase gives MLYSWVYYLHNHFSELEIIKYISFRAGLAAFTAFLISVFIGGKIIKMLKKYKVSEDTTKTDSVRLRELHSDKKNIPTMGGVIMLISIIGSTLLWCDLVNIYIRIVLFATVWLGAVGFVDDYIKLKHKDASGMSGRSKLIFQCGLGLILGIVLYFHFKNIDDGTKLIIPFFKGLKPELGAFYVLMVMFFVVGMSNAVNITDGLDGLAIGCVVIAGLVITLVAYVVGRVDFSSYLQVPYIPGCGELSILCAALVGAGLGFMWFNCFPAQAFMGDTGSLPLGGILGIVAIIVKLELFVFFIYSIFIVEALSVVLQVGIYKIWKKRVFLCAPLHHHFQFKGWPETKITARFFIIAAIMALLSLITIKL, from the coding sequence GTGCTATACAGTTGGGTTTATTATCTACACAACCATTTTTCTGAACTTGAAATAATAAAGTACATATCATTCCGGGCCGGTCTTGCCGCCTTTACCGCTTTTTTAATCAGCGTGTTTATCGGGGGCAAGATAATAAAAATGCTGAAAAAGTATAAGGTCTCAGAAGATACGACAAAAACAGATTCTGTGAGATTAAGAGAACTGCATAGTGACAAAAAAAACATCCCTACAATGGGAGGTGTTATTATGCTGATATCGATAATCGGCTCTACTCTGCTCTGGTGTGACCTGGTAAATATTTATATAAGAATTGTATTATTTGCAACCGTGTGGCTTGGTGCTGTGGGTTTTGTTGATGACTATATTAAATTGAAGCACAAAGATGCTTCCGGCATGTCAGGCAGATCTAAACTTATCTTTCAATGCGGTCTGGGACTTATTCTCGGTATTGTATTGTATTTTCATTTCAAGAATATTGATGACGGCACAAAACTGATCATACCATTTTTCAAAGGGCTTAAGCCCGAACTGGGGGCATTTTATGTGTTAATGGTGATGTTCTTTGTAGTAGGGATGTCAAATGCTGTCAACATTACCGATGGTCTTGACGGGCTGGCTATTGGATGCGTTGTAATTGCAGGACTTGTGATTACCCTGGTGGCGTATGTTGTAGGGAGGGTTGACTTCAGTAGTTATCTGCAGGTGCCTTATATCCCCGGGTGCGGAGAATTAAGTATCCTGTGTGCAGCGTTGGTTGGTGCCGGATTGGGTTTTATGTGGTTTAATTGTTTTCCGGCACAAGCCTTTATGGGGGATACGGGCTCACTTCCATTGGGTGGCATACTGGGTATAGTTGCCATAATTGTAAAACTTGAGCTCTTTGTTTTTTTTATTTACAGTATTTTTATTGTAGAAGCACTTTCAGTGGTATTGCAGGTAGGGATATACAAGATCTGGAAAAAAAGGGTCTTTCTCTGTGCACCGTTACACCATCATTTTCAGTTTAAGGGATGGCCGGAAACAAAGATCACGGCAAGATTTTTTATTATTGCCGCAATAATGGCACTCTTGAGCTTGATTACTATAAAATTATGA
- a CDS encoding acyl-CoA dehydratase activase, translating to MLTLGIDIGSLSTDAVLLNDKKEIVSYEVIATGASSKKACDKIYNQILKVTNLDAKDIDYVVATGYGRIKVPFADEVVTEITCHARGANYCFPSARTVIDIGGQDSKAIKLDAKGNVLDFSMNDKCAAGTGRFLEVMARTLEIDLDDMGELSLKGTDSVSISSLCTVFAESEVVSLIGADHKTENICKGLHVSIAKRVSAQAKRVGLEEDVIMTGGVAKNIGVVRELEKKLSCSIKIPDEPQIAGALGAALIALENALSRKKADKVVEKEKVSIADVKLDDDERPKIGYFCTYTPVEIIRAAGFHPVRIKGEEGDNSSNDELLCNNICSYIKTVADRKVSGTLDQLEGVVFTNSCDGMRRLYDAWVRIDNGSKFNYILDIPKNSDDASVLYFADLIKTFKERLESFYKLKIDIEDINKSISLYNEVRDKVALFLQKQWEGYVGYSGYEIYSLLKKGINAVPERFNDYVGSLTSLMKQIGDVPENKSQPKLLIWGSILENEDIIKIIEDAGARVVLDDLCTGSRFFDKKVEITGNPYQSISERYLRKSPCSRMVNVFERIRNTISLIEKRAIHGAVYHTLKFCDHTLYDYPLVKQEFTKNNIPLLHINCDNSSKSEGQVKTRIEAFIEQLTT from the coding sequence ATGTTAACTCTTGGGATAGATATAGGTTCATTGTCAACAGATGCTGTTTTATTGAATGATAAAAAAGAAATTGTATCGTATGAAGTAATTGCTACAGGTGCCAGCAGTAAGAAGGCATGTGATAAGATATACAATCAAATCTTGAAGGTGACAAATCTGGATGCCAAGGATATTGATTATGTAGTTGCAACTGGATACGGGAGAATCAAAGTTCCCTTTGCGGATGAGGTTGTGACTGAAATTACCTGCCATGCAAGAGGGGCAAATTACTGTTTTCCAAGCGCGAGAACGGTCATAGACATCGGAGGGCAGGATAGTAAGGCTATTAAACTTGATGCGAAAGGTAATGTACTTGATTTTTCCATGAATGATAAATGCGCAGCTGGGACCGGAAGGTTTTTGGAAGTCATGGCCAGGACGTTGGAGATAGACCTGGATGATATGGGAGAGCTCTCACTTAAAGGAACCGACAGTGTCTCTATCAGCAGCCTGTGCACTGTTTTTGCTGAATCTGAAGTTGTCTCTTTAATAGGCGCTGATCATAAAACGGAAAACATATGCAAGGGGCTGCATGTTTCCATAGCCAAAAGAGTCTCTGCGCAAGCGAAAAGAGTTGGTTTGGAAGAAGATGTGATCATGACAGGAGGTGTTGCTAAAAACATAGGAGTCGTACGTGAGCTGGAGAAAAAACTTTCCTGTTCTATCAAAATACCTGACGAACCACAGATAGCCGGTGCCTTGGGAGCGGCACTCATAGCTTTGGAGAATGCCCTTTCCCGAAAAAAAGCAGACAAGGTTGTTGAAAAGGAAAAAGTTTCAATTGCAGATGTGAAGCTTGATGATGATGAGAGGCCTAAAATCGGTTATTTCTGCACCTATACGCCAGTCGAAATAATCAGGGCAGCGGGGTTCCATCCAGTCAGGATAAAGGGTGAAGAGGGGGACAATTCCTCAAATGACGAATTGCTTTGCAACAATATCTGTTCATATATAAAGACGGTTGCGGACAGAAAGGTGTCCGGAACCCTGGATCAACTTGAAGGGGTGGTATTTACCAACTCCTGCGACGGTATGCGTAGACTGTACGATGCTTGGGTGAGAATAGACAATGGCAGTAAGTTCAACTATATTCTGGATATACCTAAAAACAGTGATGACGCTTCAGTGCTCTATTTTGCGGATTTAATAAAGACATTTAAAGAGCGGCTTGAAAGTTTTTATAAACTGAAAATAGATATTGAGGACATTAATAAGAGTATTTCCCTGTACAATGAGGTGAGAGACAAGGTAGCGTTATTTCTTCAAAAACAATGGGAGGGTTACGTCGGATACTCTGGTTATGAAATTTACAGCTTGTTAAAGAAGGGCATAAATGCAGTGCCTGAAAGATTTAATGATTACGTGGGTTCTCTGACCTCCCTCATGAAACAGATAGGGGATGTTCCCGAGAATAAATCTCAGCCAAAACTCTTGATATGGGGAAGTATATTAGAAAATGAAGATATAATAAAGATAATTGAGGATGCAGGTGCCCGGGTTGTTTTAGATGATTTGTGTACGGGAAGCAGGTTTTTTGATAAAAAAGTCGAGATAACGGGTAACCCCTACCAATCGATATCGGAGAGGTATTTGAGGAAATCACCATGTTCCAGGATGGTTAACGTTTTTGAGAGAATTAGAAATACCATCTCTCTCATAGAAAAAAGAGCGATCCATGGTGCAGTTTATCACACCCTGAAATTTTGTGATCACACGCTATATGATTATCCCTTGGTAAAGCAGGAGTTCACAAAGAACAATATCCCTCTTCTTCATATAAACTGTGATAATAGTTCGAAAAGTGAAGGTCAAGTCAAGACCAGGATAGAAGCGTTTATTGAACAGCTTACTACCTGA
- the ftsW gene encoding putative lipid II flippase FtsW has product MKAIKSQAVVPYTENRALEPVNVILYLITTLLVVGIIMVYSTSSAKLIKGGDAQNLVFMKHVLWVIFAFLGMLIMMRVDYHFWQNYSTVILGISVVCLVAVLIPGVGSVINGARRWIRFGSYFGVQPSEFVKLAMIIFVSSYIAKNQGSMSDFVKGFVLPLVIIGGVSLLVLVEPDFGTTLFIMFVSLILVIVGGTRIVYFVFTLMAAVPFIYESIYKIKPYQMKRILVFLDPWRDPQGDGYQIVQSWITLGSGGISGLGLGEGRQKLFFLPVSSSDFIFSIIGEEFGFIGTSSIIIMFGLLAWYGIRVSKQAPDMFGSLLALGITLTIALQSAMNIAVVTGAIPTTGIPLPFISTGGSSLFLSLLGMGMLLSIAKQSRT; this is encoded by the coding sequence ATGAAAGCCATCAAAAGTCAAGCAGTTGTACCATATACAGAAAATCGTGCCCTGGAACCGGTTAACGTTATCTTATACCTTATTACGACGCTGCTTGTAGTGGGGATAATTATGGTGTACAGTACGAGTTCGGCAAAACTTATAAAAGGCGGTGATGCCCAGAATCTCGTCTTCATGAAGCATGTTTTGTGGGTAATCTTTGCTTTTCTGGGTATGTTAATCATGATGAGGGTAGATTATCATTTCTGGCAGAACTATAGCACCGTAATCCTCGGAATTTCCGTAGTCTGCCTTGTCGCCGTATTAATTCCAGGAGTGGGATCAGTTATTAATGGTGCCCGCAGGTGGATACGATTTGGTTCCTATTTTGGTGTCCAGCCATCTGAGTTTGTAAAACTTGCAATGATCATATTTGTTTCAAGTTATATAGCAAAAAACCAGGGCAGTATGTCGGATTTTGTTAAAGGTTTTGTTCTCCCTCTTGTGATAATTGGCGGTGTCTCACTGCTTGTCCTTGTTGAACCGGATTTCGGTACAACGTTATTCATCATGTTTGTCTCACTGATACTTGTGATTGTCGGAGGAACGAGAATTGTCTACTTTGTTTTCACCTTGATGGCCGCGGTCCCATTTATTTATGAAAGTATATATAAAATTAAACCTTACCAGATGAAAAGAATCCTGGTTTTTCTTGATCCCTGGAGAGACCCCCAGGGAGATGGCTATCAAATAGTACAATCATGGATTACCCTTGGATCAGGCGGGATCTCTGGTTTGGGGTTAGGCGAAGGGAGACAGAAATTGTTTTTTTTACCTGTCAGTAGCAGTGATTTTATCTTCTCTATAATAGGCGAGGAGTTTGGATTCATCGGCACTTCAAGCATTATCATCATGTTTGGCTTGTTGGCATGGTATGGGATCAGGGTCAGTAAGCAGGCTCCGGATATGTTTGGTTCTCTGCTTGCTTTAGGAATAACCCTCACGATCGCTTTACAATCAGCCATGAATATTGCTGTTGTTACCGGGGCAATACCGACAACGGGTATTCCTCTTCCATTCATCAGTACCGGGGGTTCATCACTGTTTTTATCGTTATTGGGGATGGGTATGCTCTTAAGTATTGCAAAACAATCAAGAACTTAG
- a CDS encoding D-alanine--D-alanine ligase — MADKKIIAVLMGGVSPEREISLLSGQAVSHALRKANHKVVEIVVNDCLVNEIDDHEVDVAFIALHGCFGEDGGIQEVLESKQIPYTGSGVGASRLAIDKVKSKDVFKRENIPTPDYCAVSMKLSMSEIIESVEKVTLPVVVKPTGAGSSVGISMIGTYDELCEGVAYSRLYGGQVLVEKFIEGRELTVGILNDLPLPVIEIKTASLFYDYDAKYRDKRTQYIILKSADRAGERSLPHSTYTRVQELAMEAHKSLGCRDFSRVDLILGKGGEIYVLEVNTIPGFTERSLFPKAAGAQNIDFIELCNTIVRNALKPAMKDLSAVCP, encoded by the coding sequence ATGGCTGACAAGAAAATAATAGCGGTATTAATGGGAGGTGTATCTCCAGAAAGGGAGATTTCTCTCCTCTCTGGTCAGGCAGTCTCGCATGCCCTCAGGAAGGCCAATCACAAGGTCGTTGAGATAGTCGTAAACGACTGTTTAGTTAACGAAATTGATGATCATGAGGTAGATGTGGCATTCATTGCTCTTCACGGTTGTTTTGGCGAGGATGGGGGAATACAGGAAGTTTTAGAATCAAAGCAGATTCCCTACACGGGCTCGGGAGTTGGTGCGAGCAGGCTTGCCATAGACAAGGTGAAATCAAAGGATGTCTTTAAAAGGGAGAATATTCCAACTCCCGATTATTGTGCTGTATCAATGAAGCTCAGTATGTCAGAAATTATCGAGAGTGTTGAAAAAGTAACATTGCCTGTTGTTGTCAAGCCGACAGGAGCCGGTTCAAGTGTCGGCATATCCATGATAGGGACATATGATGAATTGTGTGAGGGAGTGGCTTATTCTCGTTTATATGGCGGGCAGGTTCTTGTTGAAAAATTTATTGAGGGTCGGGAATTGACGGTTGGTATACTCAACGATCTGCCTTTACCGGTAATTGAAATAAAAACTGCATCACTCTTTTATGACTATGATGCGAAATATAGAGATAAGAGAACTCAGTACATTATCTTGAAATCAGCCGATAGAGCAGGTGAGAGATCGTTGCCTCACTCTACTTATACCAGGGTGCAGGAGCTGGCAATGGAGGCGCACAAAAGCCTTGGCTGCCGAGATTTTTCCCGTGTAGACCTTATCCTGGGCAAGGGGGGAGAAATATACGTTCTTGAGGTGAATACAATCCCTGGATTTACCGAGAGAAGCCTGTTCCCGAAAGCAGCCGGTGCACAAAATATTGATTTTATCGAGTTGTGTAATACGATTGTGAGAAATGCATTAAAACCCGCCATGAAAGACCTCTCGGCTGTGTGTCCGTAA